In a single window of the Candidatus Rokuibacteriota bacterium genome:
- a CDS encoding MFS transporter — translation MTSASGGTRTAANRRAVVAWTLYDFANSAFVAVIPATVYSKYYALAVVGNERGEGDFWWGLSVTTSMVLVALSAPPMGAIADHTGLRKRFLFILTYASVAATALMATVGPGDVLRGWVLAVIGTVGFEAAIVYYNAYLPGLAPRQRQGRLSAYGFAVGYLGSAVALGAALPFALRGSYAGAFLSAAALFGAFAIPAFVWLPGDRPGALSLREAVGVGFTRTQATLRRIARMPDLRRFLLAYLFFEDGVNTVVYFSAVFAGHTLGFSTTEVILLYFVVQLTALGGAWAWGRPTDLRGPKFVVTCTLVQWCVVVVAAYVVQTKAQFFILAIVAGTGLGAIQAASRTFMATLIPPGQEAELFGFYALCGKAAAVFGPMVFGLASRLTGGNQRIAIVAIGVFFLAGLGLLRGVRAGGPTHAPAHAAPASTGP, via the coding sequence GTGACCAGCGCGTCGGGCGGGACGAGAACCGCGGCAAACCGGCGCGCCGTCGTCGCCTGGACGCTCTACGACTTCGCCAACTCGGCCTTCGTCGCCGTGATCCCCGCCACCGTGTACTCCAAGTACTATGCGCTGGCGGTGGTGGGGAACGAGCGGGGCGAAGGGGATTTCTGGTGGGGCCTCTCGGTGACCACCTCCATGGTCCTCGTGGCGCTGTCGGCGCCCCCCATGGGCGCCATCGCCGACCACACCGGCCTGCGGAAGCGCTTCCTGTTCATCCTGACGTATGCGAGCGTGGCGGCGACGGCGCTCATGGCCACGGTGGGGCCCGGCGACGTGCTCCGGGGATGGGTCCTGGCTGTGATCGGGACGGTGGGCTTCGAGGCCGCCATCGTCTACTACAACGCCTACCTGCCCGGCCTCGCGCCCCGCCAGCGTCAGGGCAGACTGTCGGCGTACGGCTTCGCCGTGGGCTACCTGGGCTCGGCCGTGGCGCTCGGCGCGGCGCTGCCCTTCGCCCTCCGGGGAAGCTACGCCGGCGCCTTCCTGTCCGCGGCGGCGCTCTTCGGTGCCTTCGCCATCCCCGCCTTCGTGTGGCTGCCCGGCGATCGGCCGGGCGCGCTGAGCCTCCGCGAGGCCGTGGGGGTTGGCTTCACGCGCACCCAGGCCACCCTGCGACGCATCGCGCGGATGCCCGACCTGCGCCGGTTCCTCCTCGCCTACCTCTTCTTCGAAGACGGCGTCAACACGGTGGTGTACTTCTCCGCGGTGTTCGCGGGGCACACGCTCGGCTTCTCCACCACCGAGGTGATCCTCCTCTACTTCGTGGTGCAGCTCACAGCGCTCGGAGGGGCATGGGCGTGGGGGCGCCCCACCGACCTCAGGGGCCCCAAGTTCGTCGTGACCTGCACGCTCGTCCAGTGGTGCGTCGTGGTGGTGGCGGCCTACGTCGTCCAGACCAAGGCACAGTTCTTCATTCTGGCCATCGTGGCGGGCACGGGGCTCGGCGCCATCCAGGCTGCCAGCCGCACGTTCATGGCGACGCTCATCCCGCCGGGCCAGGAGGCGGAGCTGTTCGGCTTCTACGCGCTCTGCGGCAAGGCCGCGGCCGTCTTCGGCCCGATGGTGTTCGGCCTGGCCTCCCGGCTCACCGGCGGCAACCAGCGCATCGCCATCGTCGCGATCGGCGTGTTCTTCCTGGCGGGTCTGGGCCTCCTGCGCGGGGTCCGGGCGGGGGGCCCCACTCACGCGCCCGCGCACGCAGCGCCGGCCTCGACGGGCCCGTGA
- a CDS encoding serine hydroxymethyltransferase, giving the protein MGWLEQVDPEVAKAIRAETERQARNLELIASENFVSEAVLEATGSVLTNKYAEGYPGRRYYGGCEIVDIAEELAIARAKELFGAEHVNGQPHSGSQANMAVYMTLLQPGDTVLGSNLAHGGHLTAGHPLNFSGKLYRIVAYGVTRETERIDLDQVRDLARQHRPKLIIAGGSAFPRAIDFQPFRQVADEVGAALMADIAHPAGLVAAGLHPSPIPYADFVTTTTHKTLRGPRGGMVMCRAQHAAALDRVVLPGIQGGPLMHVIAAKAVAFREAQSPEWRGYQGQIVRNARALAEALAGRGYRLVSGGTDTHLMLVDLTPKGITGKEAQEALDRAWITVNKNGIPFDTKSPMVTSGIRVGTPAVTTRGMREPEMAQIAALVDRVLTNLGNASVEAAVRAEVQGLTAHFPLYAERLRA; this is encoded by the coding sequence ATGGGCTGGCTCGAGCAGGTGGACCCGGAGGTCGCCAAGGCCATCCGCGCGGAGACGGAGCGGCAGGCGCGCAACCTGGAGTTGATCGCCTCCGAGAACTTCGTCTCCGAGGCCGTGCTCGAGGCCACGGGCTCCGTCCTCACCAACAAGTACGCCGAAGGCTACCCGGGCCGGCGATACTACGGTGGCTGCGAGATCGTGGACATCGCCGAGGAGCTGGCCATCGCGCGCGCCAAGGAGCTCTTCGGCGCGGAGCACGTCAACGGGCAGCCGCACTCGGGCTCCCAGGCCAACATGGCGGTCTACATGACGCTGCTCCAGCCCGGGGACACGGTCCTCGGGTCGAACCTCGCTCACGGCGGCCACCTCACGGCCGGCCACCCGCTGAACTTCTCCGGCAAGCTTTACCGCATCGTCGCCTACGGCGTGACGCGCGAGACAGAGCGTATCGACCTCGACCAGGTGCGCGACCTCGCGCGCCAGCACCGCCCGAAGCTCATCATCGCCGGCGGGTCGGCCTTCCCGCGGGCCATCGACTTCCAGCCGTTCCGCCAGGTCGCCGACGAGGTGGGCGCGGCCCTCATGGCCGACATCGCGCATCCAGCCGGCCTCGTGGCGGCGGGCCTCCACCCCTCGCCCATCCCGTACGCCGACTTCGTGACCACGACGACGCACAAGACGCTGCGCGGGCCTCGCGGCGGCATGGTCATGTGCCGGGCGCAGCATGCCGCGGCCCTGGACCGGGTCGTGCTTCCCGGCATCCAGGGCGGCCCGCTCATGCACGTCATCGCGGCCAAGGCCGTGGCCTTCCGCGAGGCGCAGAGCCCCGAGTGGCGCGGCTACCAGGGGCAGATCGTCCGCAACGCCCGCGCGCTGGCCGAGGCCCTCGCGGGGCGCGGGTACCGCCTCGTCTCGGGCGGCACCGACACGCACCTCATGCTGGTGGACCTCACGCCCAAGGGGATCACGGGCAAGGAGGCGCAGGAGGCCCTCGACCGGGCGTGGATCACGGTCAACAAGAACGGTATCCCCTTCGACACCAAGAGCCCGATGGTGACCAGCGGGATCCGGGTCGGGACCCCCGCGGTGACCACCCGCGGCATGCGGGAGCCGGAGATGGCCCAGATCGCGGCGCTGGTGGACCGGGTCCTGACCAATCTCGGCAACGCCTCCGTGGAGGCCGCGGTGCGGGCCGAGGTCCAGGGCCTCACCGCCCACTTCCCGCTCTACGCCGAGCGCCTCCGCGCATGA
- the rpiB gene encoding ribose 5-phosphate isomerase B has product MSAVALGADHAGWELKEALKAWLIDQGRPVLDFGTHSPDAVDYPDYAAQVAEAVAVGKVERGILVCGTGVGMAITANKVPGVRAAACADLYTARMSREHNDANVLALGGRLMGAEMALEIVKVWLDTGFAGGRHSGRVEKITAVERRHADRATGEA; this is encoded by the coding sequence ATGAGCGCCGTTGCCCTGGGGGCCGATCACGCGGGCTGGGAGCTGAAGGAAGCCCTCAAGGCCTGGCTCATCGACCAGGGCCGGCCCGTGCTCGACTTCGGCACCCACTCCCCCGACGCGGTGGACTACCCGGACTACGCCGCCCAGGTGGCCGAGGCGGTGGCGGTCGGCAAGGTGGAGCGCGGCATCCTCGTCTGCGGCACCGGCGTCGGCATGGCTATCACGGCCAACAAGGTCCCCGGCGTTCGCGCGGCGGCCTGCGCCGATCTCTACACCGCCCGCATGAGCCGTGAGCACAACGACGCCAACGTGCTGGCTCTCGGTGGCCGCCTGATGGGGGCGGAGATGGCGCTGGAGATCGTCAAGGTGTGGCTCGACACCGGCTTCGCCGGCGGGCGCCACAGCGGACGCGTGGAGAAGATCACCGCCGTCGAGCGCCGCCATGCCGACCGGGCGACGGGCGAGGCGTAA